From the genome of Winogradskyella forsetii, one region includes:
- a CDS encoding lmo0937 family membrane protein, with amino-acid sequence MKSILWLVAVIAIVVWLLGLLGIVPGLGSSSLIHILLVIAVIIILYNIISGRKPL; translated from the coding sequence ATGAAAAGTATTCTTTGGCTTGTAGCAGTAATCGCAATCGTTGTATGGTTATTAGGACTATTAGGAATCGTTCCTGGATTAGGATCGAGTAGTTTAATTCATATTTTACTTGTAATCGCAGTCATTATAATCCTATACAATATTATATCTGGTAGAAAACCTTTATAA